One genomic region from Dehalococcoidia bacterium encodes:
- a CDS encoding CoA transferase gives MGLPGALDDLKVIDFGTLFSGPYCARLLGDLGAEVIKIEEPLTGDPARRMEPFPHDSPGAEQSGFFLYSNFNKLGVTLNPRTATGRAMFVELIRQADILVTNRPPAEMEALGLDYPRLQQVNSRLIVTSVTPFGSYGPRRDWRGDDLVSFSAGGLTYLTPYSAEDPEKDRPLRAAGRQAHFLAGSMAAAATMSAVLMRWTTGKGQLVDVSQQEVILSMRSPAVTVFDPGKPTARIGPPSGGAVGLVRCADGYVCFVTMQESEWQSLLEVMGNPEWLSSPLFKARAERAKHWDACLRMVEEWTTRRTKEQVRALCQSKRVPCEQVNSPEDIVNYKHLWERGFFQEWEQPAAGKVTTPGRPFVMSGTPWRFQRPAPLLGQHNEEVFCKRLGYSRTDLVKLTEARII, from the coding sequence ATGGGACTCCCTGGCGCGCTGGATGACCTCAAGGTCATAGACTTCGGCACGCTCTTTTCGGGCCCTTACTGCGCCCGCCTCCTCGGCGACCTTGGCGCGGAGGTCATCAAGATCGAGGAGCCTCTCACGGGCGACCCCGCCCGCCGCATGGAGCCGTTCCCGCACGACAGCCCCGGCGCGGAGCAGAGCGGCTTTTTCCTCTACTCCAACTTCAACAAGCTGGGCGTCACCCTCAATCCCCGGACGGCCACCGGCCGCGCGATGTTTGTCGAGTTGATCAGGCAGGCCGACATCCTCGTCACCAACAGACCGCCCGCCGAAATGGAGGCGCTCGGCCTGGACTACCCGCGTTTGCAGCAGGTCAACTCCCGCCTCATCGTGACGTCCGTCACGCCGTTCGGCAGCTACGGACCGCGCAGAGACTGGCGGGGCGACGACCTTGTCTCCTTCTCCGCCGGGGGCCTGACCTACCTCACCCCCTATTCCGCCGAGGACCCGGAGAAGGACAGGCCTTTGCGCGCCGCGGGGCGTCAGGCGCACTTCCTGGCCGGCAGCATGGCCGCCGCCGCCACCATGTCCGCCGTCCTCATGCGGTGGACCACGGGCAAGGGCCAGCTCGTGGACGTGTCCCAGCAGGAGGTCATCCTGTCCATGCGGTCGCCCGCCGTCACCGTCTTCGATCCCGGCAAGCCGACAGCCCGCATCGGCCCGCCCTCCGGAGGCGCGGTGGGCCTGGTCAGGTGCGCCGACGGCTACGTCTGCTTCGTGACCATGCAGGAGAGCGAGTGGCAGAGCCTGCTGGAGGTGATGGGCAACCCGGAGTGGTTGTCCAGCCCGCTGTTCAAAGCGCGGGCGGAGCGCGCCAAGCACTGGGACGCCTGCCTCCGGATGGTCGAGGAGTGGACGACCCGGCGCACGAAGGAGCAGGTGCGGGCGCTGTGCCAGTCCAAGCGCGTCCCCTGCGAGCAGGTCAACTCGCCGGAAGACATCGTGAACTACAAGCACCTGTGGGAGAGGGGCTTCTTCCAGGAATGGGAGCAGCCCGCCGCCGGGAAGGTGACGACGCCCGGACGGCCGTTCGTCATGTCCGGCACGCCCTGGCGCTTCCAGAGGCCCGCTCCGCTGCTCGGACAGCACAATGAAGAGGTGTTCTGCAAGCGACTGGGCTACTCGCGGACGGACCTGGTCAAGCTGACAGAGGCGCGGATTATCTAG
- a CDS encoding ABC transporter permease: MKQEATIASGGLVLSARPSRLRWAWRLVRRKPLGAASMLLIAALVLCAVLAPVVAPYDPMEQRATATFASPQPQFMAGTDNLGRDIFSRIIWGAQVSLVVGVLSVGIGGGVGGFLGLLSGYFGGRLDMVMQRFVDALLAFPNLILAMIIVVVLQPTLMNVVITVAIILVSPTVRVIRSAAISVKANEYVQAARAIGASDLRILLRHAAPNCMAPFIVLTTAQISTAILTEATLGFLGLGIRPPTPTWGSMLSEGRQYVNLAPWMAVYPGVAVSLAVYGFNLLGDTLRDELDPRLRGGGGHL; this comes from the coding sequence ATGAAGCAGGAAGCGACCATCGCGTCCGGCGGGCTGGTGCTCTCGGCGAGGCCTTCACGACTACGATGGGCGTGGCGGCTCGTCCGGCGGAAGCCGCTCGGCGCCGCCAGCATGCTGCTGATCGCAGCGCTTGTCCTGTGCGCCGTGCTCGCGCCTGTGGTTGCGCCCTACGACCCCATGGAGCAGCGCGCCACGGCTACGTTCGCCTCCCCGCAGCCTCAGTTTATGGCGGGAACGGACAACTTGGGCAGGGACATCTTCTCCCGCATCATCTGGGGCGCCCAGGTCTCGCTGGTTGTCGGAGTCCTCTCGGTGGGCATAGGCGGCGGCGTCGGCGGCTTCTTGGGTCTTCTCAGCGGCTACTTCGGCGGCAGGCTGGACATGGTCATGCAACGGTTCGTGGACGCGCTCCTGGCCTTCCCCAACCTCATCCTGGCCATGATCATCGTGGTGGTGCTGCAGCCCACGCTGATGAACGTTGTCATCACCGTCGCCATCATCCTAGTGTCGCCCACCGTCCGCGTGATACGCTCCGCGGCCATAAGCGTAAAGGCGAACGAATACGTGCAGGCGGCCCGGGCCATAGGGGCCAGCGACCTGCGGATACTCCTGCGCCACGCCGCCCCGAACTGCATGGCGCCCTTCATCGTCCTGACAACGGCCCAGATAAGCACCGCCATCCTGACGGAGGCAACCTTGGGATTCCTGGGGCTGGGCATCCGGCCACCGACGCCCACGTGGGGGTCCATGCTGTCCGAGGGCCGCCAGTACGTCAATCTGGCGCCGTGGATGGCCGTCTACCCGGGCGTGGCGGTGAGCCTAGCTGTCTATGGCTTCAATCTGCTGGGCGACACGCTCCGCGACGAGCTAGACCCGCGGCTGCGCGGCGGAGGGGGCCACCTGTAG
- a CDS encoding ABC transporter permease: protein MRRFLLLIPTLLGISVVIFLVMRVVPGDVALLIVTGGGEGSGGVVRQESLNAVRKELGLDKPLHLQYVAWMGDVLRLNGGASLWSGRSVADEVKRRFPVTLELALMTFLISLLISLPTGVLSALRQDTWSDYMFRVVSIGGIAMPTFWSGTLVVLFLVQTFDWIPPLGTPSILEDPKTLFSQLIWPAMALGYYQAAVISRMTRSAMLEVLRQDYVRTAWAKGLRERVVVVRHALKNAMLPVITLSGIQFGHLLGGTVIMESILVIPGIGSYLLHALLTRDYPVIQSIIVLLAAIFVLVNMAVDLLYGWLDPRIRYD, encoded by the coding sequence TTGAGGCGATTCCTCCTCCTCATTCCCACTCTCCTGGGAATATCCGTTGTCATTTTCCTGGTGATGCGCGTGGTCCCGGGAGACGTGGCGCTTCTGATTGTGACCGGCGGCGGCGAAGGCTCGGGCGGTGTTGTTCGGCAAGAATCCCTGAACGCCGTCCGAAAGGAGCTGGGGCTGGACAAACCCCTGCACCTCCAGTACGTCGCGTGGATGGGGGACGTGCTTCGTTTGAACGGCGGGGCTTCTCTGTGGAGCGGCAGATCGGTGGCGGACGAGGTCAAGCGGAGGTTCCCGGTCACGCTGGAGCTCGCCCTGATGACGTTCCTGATCTCCCTGCTCATCTCCCTGCCCACGGGTGTTCTTTCGGCGCTGCGGCAGGATACGTGGTCGGACTACATGTTCCGAGTGGTGAGCATTGGAGGCATCGCCATGCCCACCTTCTGGAGCGGCACGCTGGTGGTCCTGTTTCTTGTGCAGACGTTCGACTGGATACCGCCCCTGGGAACGCCGAGCATCCTGGAAGACCCCAAGACCCTGTTCTCGCAGCTCATCTGGCCGGCCATGGCCCTGGGATACTATCAGGCCGCCGTCATCAGCCGCATGACCCGCTCCGCGATGCTGGAGGTTCTGCGCCAGGACTACGTGCGGACGGCGTGGGCCAAGGGACTTCGCGAGCGCGTCGTGGTGGTGCGGCACGCCCTGAAAAACGCCATGTTGCCCGTGATAACCCTCAGCGGGATACAGTTTGGACACCTGCTGGGCGGCACGGTCATCATGGAGTCCATCTTGGTCATCCCCGGAATCGGCAGCTACCTACTGCACGCGCTGCTGACCCGAGACTACCCGGTCATCCAGTCCATCATCGTCCTCTTGGCGGCCATCTTCGTGCTGGTGAACATGGCGGTGGACCTGCTGTACGGATGGCTCGATCCGCGCATTCGCTATGATTAG